From a region of the Marasmius oreades isolate 03SP1 chromosome 7, whole genome shotgun sequence genome:
- a CDS encoding uncharacterized protein (BUSCO:EOG09262JWJ): protein MSYRFFQSPVRISTVCHRQLFLRSFFYPSSLFSTSSTRSSKRRMPPKKAAGPEKKTLLGRPGNNLKIGIVGLPNVGKSSFFNALSNTSLGVAANYPYATINPEEARIPVPDERFEWLCETYKPASRISAYLTCIDIAGLTAGASTGAGLGNAFLSHVRAVDGIFQVVRAFDDAEVIHVEGDVDPCRDMVIIQTELRLKDIEWVEKHLDGLKKTGRNLGSNSLADKAKKEEIATVEKIYKVITEDQKDVRKYEWNNKEIEVVNGLQLLTAKPVTYLVNLSEKDYIRKKNKWLPKIKAWIDANNPGDPLIPFSVALEERLATMEPEEKEEEQKKIGAQSALPKITHAGYASLDLIRYFTCGADEVRAWTIRKGTKAPQAAGVIHSDFENKFVCGEIMSYDDLKEHGSEAAVKAAGKLRQQGKPYEMVDGDIAYWKSGA, encoded by the exons ATGTCCTATCGATTTTTTCAATCTCCCGTACGAATATCTACGGTCTGTCATCGACAGCTGTTCCTTCGTTCCTTCTTCTATCCGAGTTCCTTATTTTCTACTAGTTCAACACGCAGTTCAAAACGTAGAATGCCTCCCAAGAAAGCTGCAGGCCCAGAGAAGAAAACACTTCTTGGACGACCAGGCAATAACCTCAAGATAGGCATCGTAG GTCTTCCCAACGTAGGCAAATCTTCATTTTTCAACGCTCTGTCAAATACTA GTCTTGGTGTCGCTGCAAACTACCCATATGCAACCATCAATCCTGAG GAAGCGCGTATTCCCGTTCCCGACGAACGCTTCGAATGGCTTTGCGAGACGTACAAACCCGCTTCACGTATATCCGCCTATTTGACGTGTATTGATATAGCTGGTTTGACCGCT GGCGCCTCAACCGGTGCAGGACTTGGAAACGCTTTCTTATCACACGTACGGGCGGTGGATGGTATCTTCCAGGTTGTTCGTGCCTTTGACGACGCCGAAGTCATTCACGTTGAGGGAGATGTTGATCCCTGTCGTGACATGGTTATCATTCAGACCGAGTTGCGGTTGAAAGACATTGAGTGGGTGGAAAAACATTTGGATGGCCTCAAGAAGACTGGACGAAATTTGGGGAGTAACAGTTTGGCTGATAAAgcaaagaaggaggaaatc GCCACTGTCGAAAAAATATACAAAGTCATCACAgaagaccagaaggatgtcAGGAAATATGAATGGAACAACAAAGAG ATAGAAGTTGTCAACGGATTACAGCTGCTCACTGCTAAGCCGGTGACGTATCTCGTCAACTTGAGCGAGAAAGATTACATTCGAAAAAAGAACAAATG GCTTCCTAAGATCAAAGCATGGATTGACGCCAATAACCCCGGAGACCCTCTTATCCCCTTCTCAGTTGCTTTGGAAGAACGTCTGGCGACGATGGAaccggaagagaaggaggaggagcaaaaaaaaatcggtGCCCAGAGTGCACTTCCCAAGATCACCCATGCTGGATATGCCAGTCTCGAT CTTATTCGTTATTTCACTTGCGGAGCTGACGAGGTGCGCGCCTGGACCATTAGGAAAGGCACCAAGGCACCTCAAGCAGCCGGTGTCATCCA CTCTGACTTTGAGAACAAATTCGTCTGTGGTGAAATCATGTCTTACGATGATCTCAAGGAACACGGAAGTGAAGCTGCTGTCAAGGCCGCTGGCAAACTGAGGCAACAAGGCAAGCCGTATGAGA TGGTCGATGGCGACATTGCATACTGGAAGTCGGGAGCATAG